A part of Mustelus asterias unplaced genomic scaffold, sMusAst1.hap1.1 HAP1_SCAFFOLD_311, whole genome shotgun sequence genomic DNA contains:
- the LOC144486281 gene encoding histone H2B 5-like, which translates to MADEKKQTSKPAPKKGAKKVIKKPGTKGGKKRRKSRKESYSIYIYKVMKQVHPDTGISSKAMSIMNSFVNDIFERIAREASRLAHYNKRSTISSREIQTAVRLLLPGELAKHAVSEGTKAVTKYTSSK; encoded by the coding sequence ATGGCTGATGAGAAGAAACAAACATCGAAACCAGCTCCCAAGAAGGGAGCGAAAAAAGTGATTAAGAAACCGGGAACAAAGGGCGGTAAGAAGCGGCGAAAGTcgaggaaggagagttactccatctacatctacaaagtgatgaagcaggttcaccccgacaccggcatctcctccaaagccatgagcatcatgaactcgttcgtgaacgatattttcgagcgcatcgcgcgtgaggcttcccgcctggcccattacaacaagcgcagcaccatcagctcccgggagatccagaccgccgtgcgcctgctgctgcccggagaactggccaagcacgccgtgtcggaagggacaaaggcggtgaccaagtacaccagctccaagtaa